From the genome of Rhineura floridana isolate rRhiFlo1 chromosome 7, rRhiFlo1.hap2, whole genome shotgun sequence, one region includes:
- the LOC133389387 gene encoding divergent protein kinase domain 2A gives MLRLVSLKLGRLYRYVKLAVLGVLAAALALNSPSLLASLQRNELAERRFLQLNKCPACWGTSWCRKFLNGQLRLESWGRLRLLDFLNVKNVYFARYGEPREGSRRVVLKRLGSARELADIDAKICRRATGRGRCDLLQAMHATEFASINGDVRLLTPDVVEGWSDLVHCPSQRLLDRLVRRYAETKDSGSFLLRNLKDSERMQLLITLAFNPEPLVLQSFPSDEGWPFAKYLGACGRMVAVNYVGEELWSYFSAPWEKRVDLAWQLMEIAEQLTNNDFEFALYLLDVSFDNFAVGSRDGKVIIVDAENVLVADKRLIKQNKPENWDVWYESKFDDCDKEACLSFSKEILCTRVTVDHNYYAVCQNLLSRHATWRGTSGGLLHDPPAEIAKDGRLEALLDECANPKKRYGRFQAAKALREYLGRLSNNVR, from the exons ATGCTCCGGCTGGTGTCGCTGAAGTTGGGGCGGCTTTACCGCTACGTGAAGCTGGCGGTGCTGGGTGTCCTGGCGGCGGCGCTGGCCCTCAACTCGCCTTCGCTGCTGGCCTCGCTGCAGCGCAACGAGCTGGCCGAGCGGCGCTTCCTGCAACTGAACAAGTGCCCGGCCTGCTGGGGCACCAGCTGGTGCCGCAAGTTCCTCAACGGGCAGCTGCGCCTGGAGAGCTGGGGCCGCCTGCGCCTCCTCGACTTCCTCAACGTCAAGAACGTTTACTTCGCGCGCTACGGGGAGCCCCGCGAGGGCAGCCGCCGCGTCGTCCTCAAGCGCCTGGGCTCTGCGCGTGAGCTCGCCGACATCGACGCCAAGATCTGCCGGCGCGCCACCGGCAGGGGACGCTGCGACTTGCTCCAGGCCATGCACGCCACCGAGTTCGCCAGCATCAACGGCGACGTCCGGCTGCTCACCCCCGACGTCGTGGAGGGCTGGTCGGACCTGGTGCACTGCCCCTCGCAGCGCCTCCTCGACCGCCTCGTCCGCCGCTACGCCGAGACGAAGGACTCGGGCAGCTTCCTCCTCCGCAACCTCAAGGACTCGGAGCGTATGCAGCTCCTCATCACGCTCGCCTTCAACCCGGAGCCCCTCGTGCTTCAG AGTTTTCCCTCTGATGAGGGCTGGCCCTTTGCAAAGTATTTGGGAGCATGTGGAAGAATGGTGGCTGTAAACTACGTGGGAGAAGAACTCTGGAGTTACTTCAGTGCTCCATGGGAAAAGCGAGTGGACCTGGCATGGCAGTTAATGGAAATAGCCGAGCAGCTGACAAATAATGACTTTGAATTTGCACTCTACCTCCTTGATGTCAGCTTTGATAACTTTGCAGTAGGTTCTAGAGATGGGAAGGTCATCATTGTGGATGCTGAAAATGTTTTGGTGGCAGATAAAAGGTTAATCAAGCAAA ATAAACCTGAAAACTGGGATGTTTGGTATGAAAGCAAGTTTGATGACTGTGATAAGGAAGCTTGTCTGTCTTTCTCAAAGGAGATCTTGTGCACTCGTGTCACTGTGGACCATAACTACTATGCTGTTTGCCAGAACCTTTTATCAAGACATGCCACCTGGCGTGGCACTTCTGGAGGTCTTCTTCATGATCCTCCAGCTGAAATTGCCAAAGATGGTCGACTTGAGGCCTTGCTGGATGAGTGTGCCAATCCAAAGAAGCGATATGGTAGATTCCAAGCTGCAAAAGCATTACGTGAATACCTTGGACGACTAAGTAATAATGTGAGGTAG